A stretch of the Chitinivibrionales bacterium genome encodes the following:
- a CDS encoding radical SAM protein, whose amino-acid sequence MAKSHRPERLIIRPPSEWRSMLIRVTRGCKWNRCKFCGQYPAFGEPEFSIRDVEDVKDDIDWFAHHMPSLTTAFLGDADPLCRPLEESLDILAYLKSKFPHLGRVTAYARAQTMWEIGEKGIKQLARSGLDRVHIGLESGDLHTLKFQFKGQTPKIVIQAGQMIKNAQIELSLYVLLGIAGKYRWEEHCDETAGVLNAINPNFIRMRRLWVFEGGRGAMLLENPLCHEVKKGTFIPQTPEGTVLELRRILEQLHGITSELLCDHANNYVTVQGTLPGDKERMLAEIDEFLALPEDERNAHYERVGSTI is encoded by the coding sequence ATGGCAAAGTCACATCGTCCCGAACGACTCATAATCCGGCCGCCTTCGGAGTGGCGCAGCATGCTCATTCGTGTTACCCGGGGATGTAAATGGAACCGGTGCAAATTCTGCGGTCAGTACCCGGCCTTCGGTGAGCCTGAGTTTTCAATCCGTGATGTCGAGGATGTCAAAGATGATATCGACTGGTTTGCCCATCACATGCCCTCTCTAACCACGGCTTTCCTCGGTGATGCCGATCCACTGTGCCGTCCCCTGGAAGAGAGCCTCGATATCCTTGCATATCTCAAAAGCAAGTTTCCTCATCTCGGAAGGGTAACAGCATACGCCCGTGCTCAGACCATGTGGGAAATCGGCGAAAAAGGTATCAAACAGCTTGCCCGGTCAGGCTTGGACCGCGTCCACATAGGGCTGGAGTCGGGCGACTTGCACACCCTTAAATTCCAGTTCAAGGGACAGACCCCGAAAATCGTCATTCAGGCCGGACAAATGATCAAAAATGCCCAAATCGAGCTGTCGCTGTATGTACTTCTGGGTATTGCCGGCAAATACCGCTGGGAAGAGCATTGCGATGAAACCGCCGGGGTGCTCAACGCAATCAATCCCAATTTTATCCGTATGCGAAGGCTCTGGGTGTTTGAAGGCGGCCGGGGGGCTATGCTGCTCGAAAATCCTTTGTGCCATGAGGTCAAAAAGGGGACATTCATCCCTCAAACGCCCGAAGGCACCGTCCTTGAGCTTCGACGGATACTTGAACAGTTACACGGTATCACCAGTGAACTGTTATGTGACCATGCCAACAATTATGTTACCGTTCAGGGCACACTTCCCGGAGATAAAGAGCGTATGCTTGCCGAAATTGATGAATTTCTGGCACTCCCCGAAGACGAACGAAATGCTCATTATGAAAGGGTGGGATCTACAATATAA
- a CDS encoding deoxyribonuclease IV yields the protein MNITQELSMIRIGAHVPIAGGVFNAPKSAAALGAKAFALFVANPRMWKAPPLDPKAVDLFKEALDAEGYLPEHIVPHDSYLINLGNKDTAKREKSYTAFLTEMKRCEQLGLQCLNAHPGSHVGEAGETGCLARIAECLNRALDATKGVRILLENTAGQGTTVGYKFEHLAEIISMVEDKSRIGICFDTCHGHAAGYDIRTKEAYENTMKELDSTVGLHSLKALHLNDAKSDFGSRVDRHHSIGKGTLGLEPFRFIVNDPRLDEIPMILETIDDTLWKEEIALLYSLIKTKRKAEKGGKTP from the coding sequence ATGAACATTACACAGGAGTTGTCTATGATTCGAATCGGCGCGCATGTACCCATAGCAGGCGGTGTATTCAATGCGCCAAAAAGCGCGGCAGCACTAGGCGCCAAAGCTTTTGCACTGTTTGTTGCCAATCCCAGAATGTGGAAAGCACCTCCCCTCGATCCAAAGGCTGTTGACCTTTTCAAAGAGGCACTCGACGCCGAGGGATATTTGCCGGAACACATCGTCCCCCACGACAGCTATCTCATCAACCTTGGGAATAAAGACACAGCAAAACGGGAGAAATCCTATACCGCCTTTCTTACAGAGATGAAACGGTGCGAACAGCTCGGATTACAATGTTTGAATGCTCATCCGGGAAGTCATGTGGGGGAGGCCGGTGAAACCGGATGCCTGGCCCGTATTGCGGAGTGTCTCAACAGGGCACTGGATGCCACCAAAGGGGTGAGAATCCTTTTAGAAAACACCGCGGGCCAGGGAACGACCGTAGGGTATAAATTCGAGCATCTTGCGGAAATTATCAGCATGGTGGAAGATAAATCCCGGATCGGTATCTGCTTTGATACCTGCCACGGCCATGCCGCGGGATATGATATCAGAACAAAAGAGGCTTACGAAAACACCATGAAAGAACTGGACTCGACTGTCGGCCTCCACTCCCTGAAAGCACTTCACCTAAACGATGCGAAGAGCGATTTCGGCAGCAGAGTAGACCGTCACCACAGTATCGGGAAAGGAACCCTGGGTCTTGAGCCTTTCAGGTTTATTGTGAACGATCCCCGCCTGGATGAAATCCCCATGATTCTGGAGACAATCGATGATACCTTGTGGAAAGAGGAGATTGCACTCCTGTACAGCCTTATAAAAACAAAGCGAAAAGCAGAAAAGGGAGGAAAAACTCCCTGA
- a CDS encoding NUDIX domain-containing protein: protein MPKATVGAIIVQDNDGVNKVLLTKRNVPPFKGQWCLPGGHIEDYETSTNAVIREVKEETGLEFIPSFYGYFDEIYPDMEIHNVALIFEGPARGDLKLQPEEVSEAKWYTLDEAKKFDLAFSHNEVLERYA from the coding sequence ATGCCCAAAGCAACGGTTGGTGCAATTATCGTGCAGGATAATGATGGAGTCAACAAAGTCCTTCTCACCAAACGAAATGTTCCCCCCTTTAAAGGGCAGTGGTGTCTTCCCGGCGGTCATATCGAAGACTATGAGACCTCTACCAATGCCGTCATCCGTGAAGTCAAGGAAGAGACCGGCCTGGAATTTATCCCTTCCTTCTATGGCTATTTCGATGAAATCTATCCTGATATGGAGATCCACAATGTGGCGCTTATCTTTGAAGGTCCTGCCCGGGGGGATCTGAAACTACAGCCCGAGGAAGTCTCCGAGGCGAAATGGTATACCCTTGATGAAGCAAAGAAATTCGATCTCGCTTTCAGCCATAATGAAGTGCTGGAGAGATATGCGTGA
- a CDS encoding sigma-70 family RNA polymerase sigma factor, protein MDYHSLSDTELIDGCITQPTNREMLNVFVGRFSKSVYQTISWILLRHAQVVKEDVDDVFQEIFVNLLKDGCRALKKYDYTKARFSTYLLTITKNRTINYIRQKWRRNVVLHEEFMCGGDFSDDLLEFKERKEMLDKAVSDLSPKDRLFFKLYYKDSLPPDKIALVLGISKDSVYAKKAKLIHKLKTSLSKNISKSNKADLSKKLPKIEADYGLSD, encoded by the coding sequence ATGGATTATCATTCCCTCAGCGATACTGAGCTGATCGACGGGTGTATAACCCAGCCGACAAACAGGGAGATGCTGAATGTTTTTGTTGGGCGATTCAGCAAATCGGTATATCAGACAATTTCCTGGATTCTTCTGCGTCATGCACAGGTTGTTAAGGAGGATGTCGATGATGTGTTTCAGGAAATATTTGTAAATTTATTGAAAGATGGTTGCCGGGCGCTGAAAAAATACGATTATACAAAAGCCCGGTTCAGTACCTATCTGCTTACCATAACTAAAAACCGGACAATCAATTATATCAGGCAAAAGTGGAGAAGAAATGTGGTCTTGCATGAAGAATTCATGTGTGGGGGCGATTTTAGCGATGATCTTTTAGAATTTAAAGAAAGAAAAGAGATGCTCGACAAAGCCGTGAGTGATTTATCGCCGAAAGATCGGCTGTTTTTCAAGCTTTACTATAAAGATTCCCTTCCCCCTGATAAAATCGCCCTGGTGCTGGGAATAAGCAAAGACAGCGTTTATGCGAAAAAAGCAAAATTAATACATAAACTCAAAACTTCTCTTTCTAAGAATATATCAAAAAGTAATAAGGCGGATTTGAGCAAAAAATTGCCAAAAATCGAGGCTGATTATGGATTGTCTGACTGA